The Hypanus sabinus isolate sHypSab1 chromosome X1, sHypSab1.hap1, whole genome shotgun sequence genome window below encodes:
- the LOC132384466 gene encoding transcription factor Sp5-like, whose translation MLSATCGRVGQVAPTSTGIPQFQYDLPMGSSSGMFQLWSNDAFGSSHTMSFSPPKAQYALGTVPSALASRELPLTPPAESVYTFELSSVKILATSVSEGSAYSYPEANGITQNLPNFIPSSSALPNRHVSPSHPEEIPWWSVQQPNPVIPHHLPFGRAMVLGHQSQLSSAFLQTSSKSLLNCARRCRRCRCPNCQSPGTSGDQGKKKQHICHIPGCGKVYGKTSHLKAHLRWHAGERPFVCNWLFCGKSFTRSDELQRHLRTHTGEKRFCCLECGKRFMRSDHLSKHTKTHQNQRMKHHGMSLENIKQEEEGRAFL comes from the coding sequence ATGTTGAGTGCCACCTGTGGAAGAGTAGGACAAGTTGCACCAACCTCCACAGGCATCCCCCAGTTTCAATATGACTTGCCGATGGGGTCCTCCTCAGGAATGTTTCAGCTTTGGAGCAATGATGCATTCGGGAGTTCTCACACAATGTCATTCAGTCCTCCAAAGGCTCAATATGCGCTTGGGACTGTGCCATCAGCATTGGCATCCCGGGAACTTCCCCTGACCCCTCCAGCAGAATCAGTCTACACTTTTGAGTTATCTTCTGTGAAGATCTTGGCAACTTCAGTTTCTGAAGGCTCAGCCTACTCCTACCCAGAAGCTAACGGAATCACTCAGAACTTGCCCAACTTTATTCCTAGTTCTTCAGCCTTGCCAAACAGACATGTGTCACCCAGtcacccagaagaaatcccatgGTGGAGTGTGCAACAGCCCAATCCTGTCATTCCACATCATCTCCCCTTTGGAAGGGCCATGGTCTTGGGTCATCAAAGCCAGCTTTCATCTGCATTCCTTCAGACCTCTTCAAAAAGTCTTCTGAACTGTGCCCGACGTTGTAGGAGATGTAGGTGTCCTAACTGTCAGTCTCCAGGCACTAGTGGAGACCAAGGTAAGAAGAAACAGCATATCTGCCATATTCCTGGCTGCGGCAAAGTGTATGGAAAGACCTCCCACCTAAAGGCCCACCTGAGGTGGCATGCTGGGGAACGTCCCTTTGTATGCAACTGGCTCTTTTGTGGGAAGAGTTTCACCAGGTCGGATGAGTTGCAACGACATCTGAGAACTCACACGGGAGAGAAACGCTTCTGCTGTCTGGAGTGTGGCAAGAGGTTCATGAGGAGTGACCACCTCTCCAAGCACACCAAAACCCACCAAAATCAACGGATGAAACACCATGGCATGAGTTTGGAAAACATTAAGCAGGAGGAAGAAGGCAGAGCTTTCCTGTAG